GCCGTGTCCCCCCGGACACCTCACGTCAGGGATCCGTTCACCGTGGCTCACCAGGGTGGGGGCGTCCCCGCACCCACCCTGGAGGAACTTCGTGAACAAGCACCTGATCGCCGGCGCTGCCGGCTGCACGTTCGTCGCGCTCGCCGCCCTCGCTGCTCCCGCGCAGGCGGCCGGACCGTTCTCCTTCGAGCCGATCCCGGGCTCGGCGTACGGCCAGGCGAGCGACTCCTGGACCGAGCCCTACCTCGTCCCGGACGGCTACAGCCAGCACCTGGTGGCCGACGAGACCGTCCTGGACGTCTTCCCGGGCCAGGACGACCTCAGCGACATGAACACCGTGAACGAGACCGGCCCGCAGGCCGGCCGCTACCTGTACCGCACCCACGAGGTCGGTGCCAACGCCGCCATGGTCGTGGTCGACCTGCAGACCGGCGACGCGAAGGTCCTCGTGCAGGACCCGGCGTGGGGTCGCGTGGACGGCATCGAGTGGACGCCGTGGGGCACGCTGCTCTTCGGCGAGGAGCGCGACGGCGGACAGGTCCACGAGGTCTTCCTGGACCCGAAGGACCCGACCCGCGCCGTCCGCGTCGAGGCGCGACCGCAGATCGGCGTGATGCGCCACGAGGGCATCGGCGTCGGCGCCGACGGTTCGGTCTACGTGATCGACGAGCTGAACGGCGGCTCGATCTACAAGTTCGAGCCCACCCGTCGCGGCGACCTCTCCGAGGGCCGGCTCTACGCCCTGCGGCTCAGCGGCCTCTCCGCGGCCGAGCAGAAGTGGTCCCCGGACACTTTCAAGGACAAGGTCGGCTCCTTCGAGTGGGTCGCGCTCGACCAGACGCTCGCCGCCGCCGACGGCAACGCGGCGTCGGACGCGGTCGGTGCCACGGAGTTCGGCCGCCCCGAGGACGTCGAGATCATCGGCAACGTCCTCTACGTCGCCAACACCAGCGAGGACCGGGTGGTCGCGATCGACCTGGGCCAGAAGACCCTGAGCACCTTCGTGCTCCCCGGCCTGAACGTCCCGGCCGAGGACAAGTCCGCCGGAGTGACCGGCTTCAACAACCCCGACAACCTGGCCGAGGGCCCCGGTGGTCGTCTCTGGATCGTCGAGGACAACGACTTCAGCGACATCTGGGCGACCCGCAAGGACACCGACGGTGACGGTGCCGCCGACGGGCTGGACCTCTTCGCCTCGCTGACGGACGAGAACGCGGAGACCTCGGGCATCTACTTCGGGAAGGACCCGAAGACGATGTTCGTCAACATCCAGCACCCCGACAAGCCGCTGGCCGACGGCACCTGGGCGATCACCCGCCGCTGAGCCGAGCCGACTCATCCTGCGTCTCCGGGACCCGGTCCTCCTCGGACCGGGTCTCGGCGCGCTTGCCGGCCACCAGGCTGCTCACCGTGGTCAGGACCAGCACCACGACGATCACGGCCAGCGACATCAGCGTCGGGATCTCCGGGACCTGCTCCCACCGCAGGTGCGCCCAGTGCAGGGCGAGCTTGCCGCCGATGAAGGCAAGGATCACCGCGAGCCCGTAGCCGAGGTGCACCAGCTTGGACAGGGCGCCCTCCAGCACGAAGTACAGCGCTCGCAGGCCGAGCAGGGCGAAGGCGTTGGTGACGAAGACGAGGTAGGGGTCGCTGGTGATGCCGTAGACGGCCGGGACCGAGTCGACGGCGAACACGATGTCGGTGGCGAGCACCGCGACGACCACCAGGGCGAACGGCGTCGCCGCCCTCCGGCCGTCGACCCGGCCGAGCAGCCGGGGACCGTCGTACGCGTCGGTCACGGGCATGAACCGGCGGAGGAACCGCACGCTGCGGATCTTGTCGACGTCGACCTCGTGGCCGGTGCCGGCGCGGGTGTCGCGCAGGATCTTCACCGCGGTCGCGACCAGCACCAGACCGAACAGCAGGAACATGAAGTCGAAGCGGGACAGCGCTGCGGCGCCGAGGGCGATGAAGATGCCCCGCAGGACGAGCGCGCCGATGATGCCGTAGAGCAGCACCCGCTGCTGGAGCACCTTGGGCACCGCGAAGGCGCCGAGCAGCAGCATGAACACGAAGAGGTTGTCCACGCTGAGGGACTTCTCCACCAGGTAGCCGGTGAGGTACTCCAAACCTCGTTCGGACCCGTAGCCGTTCCACACGTAGACGGCGAAGGCCAGCGGCAGGGCGACGTAGAACAACGACCAGCCGACGGCCTCCCGCATCGACACCGCGTGCGGGCGCCGGGTGATGAGGAAGTCGAGGGCGAGCAGGACGAGCACCCCGGCGATGGAGGCGGCCCAGAGCAGGGGAGTGCCGATCGAGTCGAGGGTGGGCTGGGCTTGCGCGGCCAGGATCACAGAGGTCTCCTCAGACGATGTCTGAGGTCTCCTTCACCCGCGGGAGGTGCGGGTGCCGGGTCGAGGCGCCGTGGGGCGCCGTAATGACCGACCAGGACTTCGGGAAGTACTCCCCTCGTCGCAAAGTGTAGGGGAGTCATGCACTATTGCTCAACCCGAGGCTCAGTCCCGGCCCGGGAGCGGCCTCCGGGGTCAGCGCTTGGTGGCGATCAGCACCGAGGCGTCGGGGGCCACCATCACCTCGACGGTGGTGAACCGCTCGTCGGTCAGCCACTGCTCGCGCAGCACGTCGACGCGGCCCTCGTAGACCGGCGGCCACGAGGAGCAGGGGGTGAAGTCGTCCAGGACCACGACGCCGCCGGGCTCGACGAGGTCGATGATCGTGTCCGCGCCGGCGTTCTTGGGCTCCCGCGCGTCGAGGAAGAGCAGTGAGAACGGACCGTGGTCGCGCATCGTGGACCAGTCGGCGGAGAGCACCTCCACCTGGTCGTCGGCCTCGAAGATCTCGCCCGCGGCCTCCGCGAGCCGCGGGTCCAGCTCGGCGCTGATGATCCGCGCGTCGTCGCGGACCCCGCTGCGCAGCCACGCCGTCCCCACGCCGCAGCCGGTGCCGAACTCGGCCAGCGTGCCCGACCGGGTGGCTGCCAGCGTGGCCAGCAGGCGTCCGGTCTCGTTGCGGCAGAAGGACACGTAGCCTCGGGTGCGGGAGACGTCGAACGCCCGCGAGACGATCTCGGGCAGCTCCGGGGGTGCGCTCATGCGGTGAGTCTCTCAAAGATGCCGGTGCTGACCACTACCCGAGATGTCGTCTCACATAGCGGAATGTTCGCAGAAGTCCGCTGCGCACCCGGCGACCGGGTTGTTAGCCTTCGGACACCATGCGGAGCTTCTTCGTACTTATCGACCGCCGTGGCGGGGCCTCTTAAGTAAGGCCACCTCGCCGCGGAGTTCGGCATGTCCGGCCCTACGAAGATCCTCCGCCGCGAGCAGTGAAGCACCGCCACCGCAGAGCTCCTCCGAGATCACCTCGAGCGTCGCGTGACCCGCACCCGAGATCGATCCTCTTCGGCTGGCAGCGGAGACCCCCTCGACCG
The DNA window shown above is from Nocardioides mesophilus and carries:
- a CDS encoding O-methyltransferase, whose translation is MSAPPELPEIVSRAFDVSRTRGYVSFCRNETGRLLATLAATRSGTLAEFGTGCGVGTAWLRSGVRDDARIISAELDPRLAEAAGEIFEADDQVEVLSADWSTMRDHGPFSLLFLDAREPKNAGADTIIDLVEPGGVVVLDDFTPCSSWPPVYEGRVDVLREQWLTDERFTTVEVMVAPDASVLIATKR
- a CDS encoding alkaline phosphatase PhoX; protein product: MNKHLIAGAAGCTFVALAALAAPAQAAGPFSFEPIPGSAYGQASDSWTEPYLVPDGYSQHLVADETVLDVFPGQDDLSDMNTVNETGPQAGRYLYRTHEVGANAAMVVVDLQTGDAKVLVQDPAWGRVDGIEWTPWGTLLFGEERDGGQVHEVFLDPKDPTRAVRVEARPQIGVMRHEGIGVGADGSVYVIDELNGGSIYKFEPTRRGDLSEGRLYALRLSGLSAAEQKWSPDTFKDKVGSFEWVALDQTLAAADGNAASDAVGATEFGRPEDVEIIGNVLYVANTSEDRVVAIDLGQKTLSTFVLPGLNVPAEDKSAGVTGFNNPDNLAEGPGGRLWIVEDNDFSDIWATRKDTDGDGAADGLDLFASLTDENAETSGIYFGKDPKTMFVNIQHPDKPLADGTWAITRR
- a CDS encoding TerC family protein, with product MILAAQAQPTLDSIGTPLLWAASIAGVLVLLALDFLITRRPHAVSMREAVGWSLFYVALPLAFAVYVWNGYGSERGLEYLTGYLVEKSLSVDNLFVFMLLLGAFAVPKVLQQRVLLYGIIGALVLRGIFIALGAAALSRFDFMFLLFGLVLVATAVKILRDTRAGTGHEVDVDKIRSVRFLRRFMPVTDAYDGPRLLGRVDGRRAATPFALVVVAVLATDIVFAVDSVPAVYGITSDPYLVFVTNAFALLGLRALYFVLEGALSKLVHLGYGLAVILAFIGGKLALHWAHLRWEQVPEIPTLMSLAVIVVVLVLTTVSSLVAGKRAETRSEEDRVPETQDESARLSGG